One Coccinella septempunctata chromosome 1, icCocSept1.1, whole genome shotgun sequence DNA window includes the following coding sequences:
- the LOC123318270 gene encoding uncharacterized protein LOC123318270 isoform X3: MQKDISSSRDTSPNPVSGRVSWIYELNKQELTDELRKLGENVSDSESFEILRRLLIKKWRHLHAGADNVSDSGTEREKHSVPSKLSVRASVRAIMTDNKISFTLNKDNWDVFIERLELYFETQDIDEKKYSAELLTRVCQETYIIFRNLVAPKKTKEFKFGELVKLMKTHLNPTPSEISERNKFYNIKQYPSESISEFVSRLKENSLHCNFKEIETALRDQFVCGLLQPETKIELFRQENLTFQSAVAIAEARESAVKNSLSLKKEETIHFVEKKGFKKHNNFNNKADRNSREREMGQRQFHPERERDGASRRYGDGANREHEDRRGRQNESSVRRRSSGTNGNRSSNVQVTSKNVTCYCCGKRNHFAKDCRYRYKSCNYCHTKGNEKVDEVYNNDDSNDEYDFYYLNKNERKNVGKYNLN, translated from the exons ATGCAAAAAGACATTTCCAGTTCGAGAGACACTAGTCCAAATCCGGTTTCGGGCAGAGTTTCGTGGATTTACGAGTTAAATAAACAAGAACTAACTGACGAATTGCGAAAATTAGGTGAAAACGTCTCAGACAGTGAAAGTTTCGAAATTCTAAGGCGACTGCTAATAAAAAAGTGGCGCCATTTGCATGCAGGTGCAGATAACGTTTCCGACAGTGGTACAGAGAGAGAAAAACATAGCGTTCCTTCGAAATTGTCAGTGCGTGCCTCGGTGCGTGCAATAATGACAGACAATAAAATTTCGTTCACACTGAATAAGGACAATTGGGATGTTTTCATTGAAAGACTTGAACTATACTTCGAAACACAGGATATCGACGAGAAGAAATATAGTGCCGAACTCCTCACGCGAGTGTGCCAAGAAACATATATAATTTTTCGTAATTTAGTTGCACCAAAGAAAACCAAAGAATTCAAATTCGGAGAACTGGTGAAACTAATGAAAACTCATCTTAATCCAACGCCATCCGAAATTTCCGAACGCAACAAATTCTACAATATAAAACAATATCCGAGCGAGTCAATATCAGAGTTCGTCTCGAGATTAAAAGAAAATTCCTTGCACTGTAACTTCAAGGAAATTGAGACTGCTCTGAGAGATCAATTTGTTTGCGGACTTCTGCAACCTGAAACGAAAATCGAACTCTTTCGTCAAGAAAACTTGACTTTTCAAAGTGCCGTGGCCATCGCAGAGGCGAGAGAGAGCGCAGTCAAAAATTCCCTGAGTTTGAAGAAAGAAGAAACTATCCACTTCGTAGAAAAAAAAGGCTTCAAAAAACATAATAACTTCAACAACAAGGCAGACAGAAACAGTCGAGAGCGAGAGATGGGTCAACGGCAATTTCACCCCGAGAGAGAAAGGGATGGAGCATCACGCAGGTATGGGGATGGAGCGAATCGAGAACATGAAGACAGAAGAGGAAGGCAGAATGAAAGCAGTGTACGCAGACGTAGTAGTGGTACAAACGGTAACCGTAGTTCAAATGTTCAGGTAACCTCAAAAAATGTGACATGTTATTGTTGTGGAAAAAGAAATCATTTCGCTAAAGATTGTAGATATAGGTATAAGAGTTGTAATTATTGCCATACCAAAG GTAATGAAAAGGTAGATGAAGTCTATAATAATGATGACAGTAACGATGAGtatgatttttattatttgaacaaaaatgaaagaaagaaT